The sequence TGGTAAACAGCTATTATGAGTTTGTGGCATTGTAAAAAGAAAGATATTGCTTGATCTTCTGGTAGATTAGGTGTGAGCGatttctgaaaaatataaaagtacacGTTAGAGACGTCGCTGTCTAATTTCTAAAACATTGTGagtcaaaatcaattttatttaatttatattggcCATCAAATCAACTACATTTCCGGTAGCGTGTcattaaataaagggttttccaataacaggcgtTATTTttaatagcccgctatttcggtagatgtcactcttaaactgtcattttttgatatttgacaagtagaaactacaccattaataaaaatggaatgatacacgcttaaacatcACTGCATTGTTACTAATTCactaattcaaataaattactaCAATTCACTATCAAAAATTGGCAGAGACGATTCATAAAACTCGAACAtgtttgggtcatcgtgaagcaccttgtcggaccgcaatacaaaaataggtgaaaaaattcgagctgttgggacaagttagtgatgtgaaaaaCAAGACCCGTGCACGtcactcaagaacagccgaaaatattgctgttgtagccgaaagtgttgaagaaaccccAGGTTTTTCCATtcttcgtcgttctttggaagtAGGTAAttacacaaacgtcattacactgtattttgcataaagatttgggtcttaaggcttataaagtccaattaacacaagaactcaagtcggccgatcatcaacaacgtcgtgtctttgctgattgggtcgttgaaatgtatgataatgatccggaattccatcgaaaaatcatctagAGTGataaggcccatttccatcCCGGTGGCttcgtgaataaaaaaaattgtcggatgtggggctcagaaaatccaagagttattgttgaaaagcctctctatcctcaacgtgtgactgtttggtgcggtttatggaccggcggagtcattggacttttttttttttttttttttttgtcgagacaactagcaagtgcagcactcagacattaattgagtccattgtactacacttggattcccttttaatttcctttaaatctacccgatctccgaagaaatctgagtagatcttgtggtgccaaggagccaagatggtcgcttcttaacacatcagtgccaaagacctcaaacccgattcgagcgaagacggggcagacacacaggaagtggtccgccgtctcatcctcctcttcacaagctgggcagagtacactgtctgagatgcccaacctttccatgtgttttgcccacagaaagtggcccgtcatcagtccaaccagccgtctacactcccctctgcctaacgacagaagggtttgcgacagtcgatcggacatgacaggtaacatcagttttgcccatctgcagcctttctcagcctgccaagctcgcttgtgggtggtagttacccatttgctaaccgtggccgtgatggaaTAGACCTTCctgtttcgaaaatgaagatggagCAACAGTTATGGTGAATGGAttccgctatcgagagatgattaacgattttttatggccggaattggatggtattgatctggacaacgtttattttcaacaagacggcgctgcgtgccacacaagcaatgaaaccattgatcttttatcaaaacaatacctcttattggaaaaccctttataacatAAGAGCTGAAAAGTCCggagcctaacaaagaaaacacgttatttttgttcaaaatttgctttatttattaacgtaatttccatcaagaacagcgCAATCATTCCAACGCCGCTGTAACATTTTAATACCACTTtggtagaacgatttatcttttgcctcaaaataggcctcaatttcagcgataacctctgccttcgagtgaaatttcttaccgACGAACATTTTAGATCCGCGAACAGCCAGTACACGCTGGGCGTCAAATCTGGCGactacggtggatgtgggagcaatttgaaatttaattcatgtagttttgccattcttttgattgacttgtgacacgatgcgttgtcttgatgaaaccaaacttttttctttgccatatgcggacggttttttgtaatttcggcCCTTAAAAGCTCGAATAACTCTATATAATATTCACTGTTGTTGGTATTTCCCTTCTcaagatagtcgatgaataCCGAGGCCACAAACTTTCCAACCGATTGTTGTGCTTTCGGGCGCTTTGGCCGAGGTTCACCAGTTGCTGCCCACTCAGATgacgatcgttttgattccGGAGTGAAGTAATGGGTGTATTTTTCATCCATTGTCACATATCGTCGCAAAAATTGCGGTTTATTAAGTTTAAACATGGCCAAGCACTactcagaatcatcaacacgttcttgtttttggtcaacagttaGCAAACGCGGAtccacccactttgaacagaaccTTCTAATAGTCAACgtctcatgcaatataaagcccacacattcttttgatatctttacgattcAGCCAACTTcatttttcgatcattcaaaacgattttgtggattttttttatgttttcttatgttaccgcctcatttggacatccactgcgttgtgcataaccggtgtctgtacgaccacatttgaagtcagcaaaccgtcattttattgttgtttctgacgGAGCGTAGTCGCCATAACACTttccaagccattgcttcgcttgaacgatattttttcccatcaagaagcagtgtaaaattaaaacacgaagttctttttcatgcattgttttgaaaataacagaaGTGGCCTcgctcttagcacaataactcaagaACTAATGAATATAGTATCATGAAATTTAACAGctatctttttaaggttagtactaactgaaaaaggggTGAATACAATAAAACTTGTTCCATCTATGTATTAGGCCCGCGGCATATCAGCCCATGTTTTATTAAGTTTAAATCATAAAATTGCcagtttggaatattttttttatttgcaattatgGCACTTTTAAAGTAAGTATGCGAGACGCATGCGCCAAGCAaagatatgtacataagtatatgcTAATTATCAATCTCCTAAGACTCACCATATTTCGCCCCTTCATAAGTTCATCGATTGCTTTCTTCTTTGGTATTATCAGACTGGTGCGACCTCGCTGTAGAGCACCTATTAATTCTCCTATGATTTGTAGCACTTCCTCGCGAGACCTGTGGAAAACCCATCGAGTGATACATCATCAAGATTGAAATAACCAATTCTCCATAAGACAAGAGTAAAGCGTTTTCAGAAAATCTGTCAGAATAAAAAGTTTCACAAAGTAGTTACTAAAAACAATTGCATCTTACAAGCGGAGGTGTGTGCAATCTGCCTATGTGCAGAGATTAACTTAGATAGGAACTTGCAGAATGAGCGAATTACCATTCTGAGCGATAGTCAGGCGATATTCAAGGCTTTGTCATCCTGTGAGATTAAGGCCCCACTGGTCCTCAAGTGTTAGGTACGCATAAACGCATCCGGTTCCAGGACACAGGGATATAACTTGGGATCGCagtagcggacgcattggcAAGAGAAGCTGTGGCATCGTTATTAATAGGACCCGAGTCCTTCCTTGCTATGGAACAACACACCATCTAGGCAAAGCTTAagagtgaagagctaaggctaaaggaggttagctggcaccaaactatgcggctacgccaggcgaaatccttactggCTGGGtgcaaccaaaagaggtttaaaagctgagaatgctcacgggcaagatgaggtactgtgatgagaaGTGGGCACAAAGGACCATGAAATCGAATTGCAAAACCTCCAACAAATCTAaatctaattattaaaaatttgtaaattccaATTCCTTTGGAATTATTATTTGTCTAATCAAACTCCGAAAGCTAAACGCCTTGTCATAACAATTTTGTCATGTTAATGAAAAATAGGCGTGTTTATAACCGAGATCTTACTTGAGTTATATGTATGAGAAGTAGGCTTCGTTGTTTTTTCAATCAATTTCAAGCACACGCTTACACTAAAcgcaatttataaatttatacgtgtatgtatatttttggtaTATTAGGTATATTTttagagctcggccaaacacccaaaaaatggGCGAAAATGGTCGAACAACAGATCGCAAAATTCATGATTTTTGATGGTCGAGCGAGaacggagagtaaaatttcaaggccatgcaacgttttcggcattttcgttccgcgagagagaaaaaagatataacgtagaggaaaaggagagagagagctataccttatatacatGGGGGGACCGGGGACTTTttaccccgggcccggagttctctgaggggcccggactcgagagtaattcgaattatGTGAATTAaacataattggaaagggcgcgcatttgcaattttccccggggcccggatatgctcccTACGGCCCTGTGTGAACCTAGTTCTCCAGGGTTCtcgaatttacaaataaaacatTGAACGAACTGTGAAATTTAACGAAAAAGATTTTCCATAAAAGTTACTAGATACTTTGCCCGTTTCAGATAACAGTTATTTCtcaatgattatttttttatgaatccaATAAGAGTTATTTTCAACCTTTTTTCCCCATGTCGGAGATGCGCTTTTTGttcatattatataaaaaatttcggcatatggaaaaatttataagtaaaaaaattataaaaaatcaagagggtttttcagcaacttcaaacttttctTTTACCTTACTACAATTTAGTAAGTTCTAAAACTGCAAGACGAAAATCTTTctagaattttaattaaaaagcgtAGAATTGTTACGAAAAGTTGGTGGattctttctaatttttgcataacAATTAAAAATCGGATTAAATGGTCTTTGTTAGACCACATGAAcatgcgaaaaaataaaaatagtcaacATGAGTTGAAGAGCTCCAATTTTGTCGCGGGTATATGAACGCACGCCTTTCATGCcaatgcgtacatacatatgttcatataCTCGAAACGATGAACAAATTACTCCAGTCATTACtgatatttttcatttgctgAGAACTATttatgctttgaaaaaaaacaaatatatctcACGTTAGAAAAACAGAGCAGCGCTCTCAAAACAATTACTATTGACAAATGAGCGCTGCTGTTTTTCTCATTAGATAAGAGCTATTGGTTGAATGGTTGAAACGGTTAACTGTTATCTGTGAACTCTGCTACAAATACTCACTTGAAAGCATAATTGTCACCAACGTTATCAATGTGAGTGATGGCCTGTTGTAGATGATTTGCAGCATCTTGCACCTGTTGCAATTTCCATGGCGCGTCCGGTGTAATAGACGTGCGTTGCACTTGACTGGACGCGCGTTTTAATTTATAACTAATATCCTAAAGATAAAAGCACGATTAAAACCAtaactttcaaaatttatgtaaacCTACAGCTTGAGTAATGCTATCGCCAGTAAGCGTAACGGAACACTTAAGCTGATCCTGAGCTGCCATTAACACAAATTTTTCAGTACGTTTACCCTCATTATCGGGGAAGCATGGTACCGGAAATCGGCGTGCGCATTCCTGCAAAGAAACAAAATGTTAAAGAATGTATAAGAATACATATGAATCCAATATACGacgactttttttaatttgcctaTGTTAATATGAAGTTAATAAATAGAGCTCACCACTAAAATCTCGCGCAGCTTCTTAAGTATCGCGTGAACTTCATCGCGCATAACCCATTCAAATTCGATTTGCTGCAATACATTAAAACagttatttttcattgtttatacAATACGAATGTTTGGCAACAGCGTAGGcgccaaattttatttatcgattttttcgttATCCATATTATAACAAGAGATTAAAGATTGAGTAGGctgcataaaaaaatccaatgGCAAATGCCAATGTATTGATCAAGGTGAATGATCCATAATTTTGACAAACGAGATCGGTTGGACCTAGCCAGATTTCTATCCAGTCAAGGACTGATCCTTCTGCAGCACTCCATCAGTTTTTGTTTCGCACATTCATTTTACTACACATTTTCAAAGAATGCCTTAAGACTATGAATGTCACTAAAACCCCCAACTCTTGTTAAAATTACTTTACTCATATTACAGTATTTTCGTTAATTTGTTTCCGAATTTATTGATTATTTTACTCTTTAGCTGATTGTGTTCTGCTTCAATTAGCATCACGCATTATTAGCTCAATAATTTGGTCTTTCAAATAGTCAATGCATATACGATTATTTTATATGcgattatttatgaaatgacccttatttaatttttatttgcaaacttacgagatttttaatttcttcgccTTCCGTGTCTTCCATTGTTTGTGTATGCGGGTATGGATGACGTTTATCAGATGTTTGCATTTAACAAGTTGAAAAACCACGAAAAAACGCCGCTATAACTACCATTAATTTCCTGAAAAGGTATAAAAGGGGTTGCTGAGTTGTCACGACGGTACTGTGCTTTTACATTGATCTGTAATGTATACGCAATATAGAGAATACAGAATTTGGCAAATTTCACAATTGAGTTATGttagtacaaaaaataaacaatcttaatatacatatgtatatgtataacatAGGAAATGGtgatttgaatataaaataaaatttataaataatgggcgcgtacacttttgttaggtgtttggccgagctcctccttctatttgtgatctgcgtcttgatattgttccacagaTGGAGGAACATACAATTTTAAGGCTACTcggagcggcagatatttttttatgtataagaagcttttcaataacaaaaatacactcgcaggcttgccattgcctgccgaggggcgtccgctattacaaaaacttGAATGATTTGAATACACACTAAAAATCAACGGAAGCTCCTAccgagtttatttatttgaaaaaatcgtaCGGTTGGCCTTTATTTTTCATCCATTAATAATACAGTTACTTCTAATTGGCATTGGGGTCTTTGAATTCGGCCTTTGTAATCTATCAAACGTGTTCTTCGTATGCATCAAAAGGATCGACTTCTTCGTTGTACCGTTGTACTTTCGTTTTGCTTTAAAAACATATCACCATACATTTTATGTTTAAgactttttaaaacttttcttgAAATATGTTTACTAACCTCTTCTTACTGGTGTTTACCTTTAACTTTTGACAACACTCACGAACTTAAAATTTATCGATAAAACCGGGTTGCATACGACAAAAAAACCTTTGCTGAAAATTTacgttataatacgttcacatgtacataaatcacctataaatccaccaaattaatttaCCCATGCACATATGgaagattacctgcaaaatctaCCATCAGcagtcaatactgctttgagaggcatttcttcatagaaattattttggtggaatacttcgatgtttttggtttctgtaattATTATTAGTGGTATGaggaaaatacaaggagaaggaatagctaatttaattgcgcaattggctgctaataataaacagttgaaggaaatccgtatgcgacgtttactgaggttgcaaaaaattatggcagtaaACGCATGGGAAATTCtagattacattttataataagtaaaaggagaacaaaacgtttatggacacacgcttttttctgtaaattgaatccctaattaataatatttaacaaacattttattagaattatgtttaaagacctgttttctttgtcggcatccatttcatttagtttttattttgatattcctccttacattcgtaataataattatcgataacacagaaaacacaggattGTAAGTCaataagtatcgttattatctaggattattttataatctcagatttttattttaatcacggATTTTGAGTAAGGCGCGAAAAATCgtttacttatatgtgaacgtattattatatacaatactaACTAAACATCTCAACACTAAATTTTTGATTGCTTCCAATAATTTCGATAAAGCAAATTCAGTGAATTTGGCTATTCATGATatattttttgagttatataTTGCCAATATCTGCGAAGCAAAGAGTTgtcatttgtattttttgtgacGCTTATATTGACAGcatctttgatatttttttttccagatTCACCCAAAATTTCAGCGTCCTTTGAGATAAAATATTAAGaactacatatttacaaatgcaACATATTAATATGTGTATATCTTCTTCCACAAGTtcgattttatacaaataaaacccTTCTGCAAAAGAAAATCGAGTTCATTTTGATAAGATTCAGCCTTTTATTCGAATTATAATAGCATATCATTTTCATCCATGATATGCTGAATACAACTCATACCACTATCCCGTTGTCACAATTGCACCAATGTGACGTCATACACGCAGTGATTTTACTTGTGTAATCTTCGGGTTCTCACATTACTGCACCAGTAGAACGTAATCTTGTACTCTATCAGTCTTGTTTATCATCGGCAGTTGTGTTTATTCTGTTATTATTGCCTACAAGTGTAGTGCCATGAGATTTCATATGCCCACTAAGACCAGCATATTGAGCAAACGCCTTATCGCAAATTttacacatatatttttttttcactgaatGAATTTGTTTATGTTGTCGCAGGTATTTTGCCATTTTAAATCCCTTTCCACAAACATTGCACACCTGATCCCGTTCCTTTCGGTGCACCCTCATGTGCTCATTTAACTGATATGCTCCAAAGAACTTCTTGAAGCATACACTACATTCATATCCAGGTCGATTTTGATGTCGTCGAATATGTGAATCGTAATATGCCCAAGCACGAAATGTTTTTCCACATTGATCACAAAAGTAAGGCCTTTCGCCTGTATGACTGCGCTCATGGATGATCTGTTCTGACAGGGCCGGAAAACCTTTCTcacaatatttgcatatgtatttgtaatcCCCTGTATGCCGATTTATATGAATATTCAAATTATGCACAGTCGTAAAACCGTTACCACATAGAGGACATGTGAAAGGTTTAATACCATCATGTTTTGATTTATGCACTTTAAATGTATTAAGTCCAGGGAGTATCTCTTTGCATTTCCCACATCTAAATGGACCAACATCTGTTTCAAGGAATTTGATTTGGTCATAGTAAGCATACTCGGGTACGTATGAAGTTTTCATTTCCTCACATTTAAGTTTCCGTTttttctcttgccaacaaatttTGCGTATCCGTGCGATTTCTTGTTCTATTTGTGACTGTGTTAGAGAAATGCCCAAATTCCTAAGCAATCTTTCAAATTCAATCAGTGCCTCTTGTCGTTTGTTTGGTAGTCGGTAATCAATGTGGACATCATTCCAAAGGCACGTTaagcttttataaatttttataaatgcgcTGCATTGGGAATCCGAGAGTACGGTTTTAGGCGCATCGTATTTCTTACTCTAGCGAAAAGAAATTGATTTAATTATAGAGAACATACATAATGAAATGATGCTGAATGTAGCAGATACATACCTCctttttaatttgaagaaagGTGTCCATGTCTTCTATCCACAGTGGTGTATAACTCATGCCTAGTGACAggtaatttctttttctatCGAGTTCCTGGCGAAGTCTGTGGTTAAGCTTACGAACCACATCTCTCACTTTTTTCCATTGGTCTAGCTTCCCTACATCGGATGCAATGCTTTTGTATGCAATGGAACGTAAAGCAAGGTTTTTAGATGTTGGGTCATCTCTGTCCCAAAATATAGAATGATTCTCGAAATGTGAAAATATTGTTGCTATTGTATCCttgtcaaacattttcaatgggtCACTcgactaaaatatttatatgttaataccaaaaaatgataaaatgaaTTCTGTAGCGCACCGATTCTTCATTTGTATCACTCAAATCTAATTCAGTTTCTTCATATCCGCCTTCATCATCCACTGTTGAAGCATACAAATAttccttttaataaaaattgtaaataaattgatttcaaataaaaatttactatatatataaaaatttactatattaaatataaaagattTCTATAAAATATAGCGCTTGTACTTAATTCAAATCACCCATAATTGGACCACTCATTAGATCATAAAGGAAACTGTATAACTGTGAGATATTCATCTCTActaaaaggaaaattttaactgaacGCCGAATGGTTAttctgaggagctttttcatagaagaaatacactcggaggtttgtcattgcctgctgagtggcgaacgctattagaataaACCTTTctcttcattttagtgttttacggagattcgaacctacgtactctcgcctggtagtcacgcaccaatccatccAGCTATGGCGGCTGCTTCCTTTTGTATGCCACGCTTTATTCACTTCACTTCATTTTAAACTTCAGAATTCGCGTcatgttttaaatttgtaaattcaaGATAACTCTTATTTTTGGTCCCTGGTATTTTGTCCTATATATGCAATATATAGCGGCCgtcttagccgaatgggttgatgcgtgattaccattcggaattcacagagagtacgatggttcgaatttcggtgaaaccaaaattaattaaaacatttttctaacaacgGCCGCCCCTctgcaattatatatatgtatatatatgcaatatATCTAATACGATCGGAAAACATACTTCATTTTCATCGCATTCCAACTCCATTCCATTTCCTCTTAATTCTGTTTTCTCTTCTCCGGTTTCATTAACTTCCTCGATTTCTTCTATATCATCAAGGACTTCTATATTAATGAACACATTTCTCTGTGGAaaggttttttataaaaattaaaaatttcgggTTCATTATTAAAATACCCAATACCTCTTCGGGCTTAGCCTCCTCCGTGTCATCGGATAGCTCTTCAATAATCTTAAGTTCTAAATATTCCTGATTACTGCCTCTCGATAAATGTTCGTCTTCTACATGATCTGCAAACTTTTCTAATGTTGAAAACATGTCACCGCAGTAAACACAGCTGAGGGAATAATCTCGTTCTCCTGCTCTCATCACATCACCACATTTGTGCAAGGAATCCGTCATATTTGTAAAGTTATATGCAGATATAGATTTAAATATATTGCATTTGTCATAATAATATTTCAATGCCTTTGTTTACAATATTCGAATACTTATCCTGTCCTAGAAATGAAAAATCATATGTAAATAGAACAATCGATATTATCAATGGATGGATCAACTATAGATAACTATCGATAATTTTAAATCTATTATATGGCCTCTGGTAACGctccagcatgcttgtccagcaggcttatatgtgcagagaacgtaaattcatagagaaggcgcaggaACGAATGgacaggttaaatgtcaaaacacatcaaaacgagggtaggaaattaacataagagagttaacatagcggagcgtagtcaacatagcggagcgtagtcaacagaaataaatatagcgtttgcattgaaatgtaaaatgccatgatttgatgttagggaaaagaaaataacagcagacttgtacatttttctttcatgcttatttgccgtcggcattttgcatgcgcaaatggattatttcttgtgagatgaataaattaattctaagtaacgcAATAGCACCGTAGGCCTAAGTAGCTAGAGTGCTCTATCAgttagtgttatatttcatatttctctaataaataataataataatagttctaagtatatgcatgcacgaatatgaaattttaagtatctcattgactaaattgtattgaatttaggtctattatcaaaattattcaaatatcataacacaaaaaataactttgtaaaccattcatttacatcaaggtttattattcagtaaagtgttgaattaatataacatctaccatccatattcatgtgggcagaaaaaaacatgACTTGCCTCAAAAGCCAGCTCATACACCTCTCATACACATCTGCATATAAagaattcaaagcaaatagacaaacgtatgcaaacatatttctaatatacatatgtatgtatgtatgtaggcaaaaatcacatttatttttcatgcttatttcccgtaggcattttgcatgcgcaaatggattatttcttgtgagatgaataaattaattctaagtaaatgcttgcatgaatgtgaaattttaagtatctaattaactaaattgtattgatattaagtgcattatcaaaataatttcaaaatattcacataaaaaattggctttgtaaaccattcatttgcatcaacggttattattcaacaatatgtgtcctttttaaatttttatatccatatgtatgtacatacatatattcatatactaaatagatataacatctaccatccatttcatgtgggcagaaaaaaatcttgacctgcctcaaaacacagctcatatgtatctacatataaaaaattcaaaagcaaatagacaaacgtatgcaaacatattcctaacatatgcaaaaaaaactcatctaaacggCATTCGCgtacataaacatatgtatgtatatatgcatatatgtatacatatgttgggacaatgtacatatgtacgtaaatgtttctattctaagcaaaacaatgaatattcgtatatacatataatataaccgTACATACTTACTTTTGCCCTTACAtgtgtatgcttccaaaactaaaattctaagcctagcgactacaagaacaaaatgcattcctagGCGTAGCTGctgcggccatgattatttacccgcgacggcgctgaacagtttcaaatattaaaaaacacaacaaaagcaaattcattgataagttcgagctcatatttctacgagcaaagaactttcattcataaaacgagccgcccatatgccaattttcgcgaccattcgaaaatagtcaatattggaatatttcgcgttgaattatttgccaatatttggtaaatcttgaatttttgtcaagtcgagtggccgcggctccgtacatatgtatgcatcaatatatgtatgtaaatacatatgtgtatatgtacaatgctgtgccaatgaatgtgcgctgcgcctatgaatgcgcgctggatttcttgatttctgtcgcaagtgctcgcaacctcatatgtatgtatgtctatggaagtttgtaggcatgtatttatgtgtatgcgtgtttgcttttgcacgtccatatgaacgatttttcatatgcagatgttcatttgattgagctgaacgaatatattgattttgtaaggaaatcctgtcgaattaaattattggtatatggtcatttaagttcttcttaccaaataaatattattatccttaagaaaatgaaatactcgtttttttaattttaattttttatttttattcacaagtaatttaagtactcttatatgtatatgtatgtatatatattacaatactataaataataggtatttacatttcctgaaatgaaaacaaaaattatataaaattgtgaaagcacgaattacgaaattgttctcatactataacaatttctcacacgacttcgatattgac comes from Anastrepha ludens isolate Willacy chromosome 3, idAnaLude1.1, whole genome shotgun sequence and encodes:
- the LOC128858026 gene encoding protein rogdi-like isoform X1, translated to MQTSDKRHPYPHTQTMEDTEGEEIKNLQIEFEWVMRDEVHAILKKLREILVECARRFPVPCFPDNEGKRTEKFVLMAAQDQLKCSVTLTGDSITQADISYKLKRASSQVQRTSITPDAPWKLQQVQDAANHLQQAITHIDNVGDNYAFKSREEVLQIIGELIGALQRGRTSLIIPKKKAIDELMKGRNMKSLTPNLPEDQAISFFLQCHKLIIAVYQLLNVQGTMKMEATQAECSVGWLNEVLVLFTVGLTLCQQLKDKINAFKMEASS
- the LOC128858026 gene encoding protein rogdi-like isoform X2, with amino-acid sequence MQTSDKRHPYPHTQTMEDTEGEEIKNLECARRFPVPCFPDNEGKRTEKFVLMAAQDQLKCSVTLTGDSITQADISYKLKRASSQVQRTSITPDAPWKLQQVQDAANHLQQAITHIDNVGDNYAFKSREEVLQIIGELIGALQRGRTSLIIPKKKAIDELMKGRNMKSLTPNLPEDQAISFFLQCHKLIIAVYQLLNVQGTMKMEATQAECSVGWLNEVLVLFTVGLTLCQQLKDKINAFKMEASS